In a genomic window of Streptomyces sp. BHT-5-2:
- a CDS encoding SDR family NAD(P)-dependent oxidoreductase → MTQKNGLLSGKVSLITGASSGIGAATAKVFAAEGATVVLAARRVDRLDALVTEIRKTGAEASYTAMDVSRDEDVKRAVEFTVEKYGRLDLAFNNAGIGCDQEPMHLMRQNAFDEIMEINVGGVWHCLQHQISAMLRCGAGGAIVNNSSVGGLQAIPAGAPYVASKHAVIGLTRAAAAEYAQRGIRVNAVAPGTTRTEIIAGWFERNPGLEEQLHQATPQSRTAEPEEIAQAVAWLCSDRSSFVTGTVMPVDGGYTLV, encoded by the coding sequence ATGACTCAAAAGAACGGCCTGCTGTCCGGCAAGGTTTCCCTGATTACGGGAGCGAGCAGCGGGATAGGCGCGGCAACCGCCAAGGTTTTCGCCGCAGAAGGTGCGACGGTGGTGCTCGCGGCCCGTCGCGTCGACCGTCTCGATGCGCTCGTGACGGAAATTCGGAAAACCGGCGCCGAGGCGTCGTACACGGCCATGGACGTGTCCCGGGACGAGGACGTGAAACGTGCCGTCGAATTCACCGTGGAGAAGTACGGGCGCCTGGATCTGGCGTTCAACAACGCGGGCATCGGCTGTGATCAGGAACCCATGCACCTGATGCGGCAGAACGCTTTCGACGAAATCATGGAAATCAACGTCGGTGGTGTCTGGCATTGCCTGCAACACCAGATTTCCGCGATGCTGCGGTGCGGTGCGGGCGGAGCAATCGTCAACAACAGCAGTGTCGGTGGCCTGCAGGCAATTCCCGCCGGCGCCCCCTACGTGGCCTCCAAGCACGCCGTCATCGGGCTGACCAGGGCGGCGGCCGCCGAATACGCACAGCGCGGTATCCGCGTCAACGCCGTGGCGCCCGGCACGACCCGTACCGAGATCATTGCCGGCTGGTTCGAACGGAATCCCGGACTGGAGGAGCAGCTGCACCAGGCGACTCCTCAGTCCCGTACCGCCGAGCCCGAGGAAATCGCCCAGGCGGTCGCGTGGTTGTGCAGTGACCGGTCCTCTTTTGTCACGGGGACGGTGATGCCCGTGGACGGCGGTTACACCCTGGTGTGA
- a CDS encoding GNAT family N-acetyltransferase produces MTEVTSVRSARRPDRRQAAVVLAALFTAVAVADAAVDALVPGPSGRVLLSVAALALLAGAGFRGWWARRQEKAPPPTDPAAAGATSAPAGPAAEAGAPGTALWRMRTTVRDEPGSLAVLCTALAALRVDILSLQTHPLSAGTVDEFLLRAPAGLAPAELTDTIAGAGGTDAWLERADAHDLADAPTRMLGLATRTALDSAELPLALRQLLGRCTIHSVPARSLTGQPQAEEVPTEGVLEEHTMKFRDPSGGSLTIERPQLPFTPTEFARVRALVELDARLGQRIPPRRDVLTLPEGNEITVRRADTGDLAAARAMHERCSTGTLAQRYHGPVGDADRYLGHLLSPRFGRTLAVETASGRLVALGHLLWDGDETEVALLVEDAWQQRGIGAELLRRLVAMAAETGCESIYAITKASNTGMVAAMRGLGLPLDYQIEEGTLVITARPGGLPARRADDPQLRLRDGSRRG; encoded by the coding sequence ATGACTGAAGTGACCTCCGTCCGTTCCGCCCGGCGCCCCGACCGGCGCCAGGCCGCCGTCGTACTCGCCGCCCTGTTCACGGCCGTGGCGGTGGCCGACGCCGCCGTCGACGCCCTGGTCCCGGGCCCGTCGGGCCGGGTGCTGCTGTCCGTCGCCGCGCTGGCCCTGCTGGCCGGGGCCGGCTTCCGGGGATGGTGGGCACGCCGCCAGGAGAAGGCCCCACCACCGACGGATCCCGCGGCCGCCGGCGCCACCTCGGCGCCGGCCGGGCCCGCCGCCGAGGCCGGCGCCCCGGGGACGGCGCTGTGGCGGATGCGGACCACGGTCCGCGACGAGCCGGGCAGCCTCGCCGTCCTGTGCACGGCGCTGGCCGCGCTGCGGGTGGACATCCTCAGCCTGCAGACCCACCCGCTGTCCGCGGGGACGGTCGACGAGTTCCTGCTGCGCGCCCCGGCCGGCCTGGCGCCCGCGGAGCTGACCGACACGATCGCCGGCGCCGGCGGCACCGACGCCTGGCTGGAGCGGGCCGACGCGCACGACCTCGCCGACGCGCCGACCCGGATGCTGGGCCTGGCCACCCGCACGGCGCTGGATTCCGCCGAACTCCCGCTGGCGCTGCGTCAGTTGCTGGGCCGCTGCACCATCCACTCGGTGCCCGCCCGGTCGCTCACCGGCCAGCCGCAGGCCGAAGAAGTGCCCACAGAGGGCGTGTTGGAGGAGCACACCATGAAGTTCCGCGACCCTTCCGGGGGCTCGCTCACCATCGAACGGCCGCAGTTGCCGTTCACCCCCACCGAGTTCGCCCGGGTGCGGGCGCTGGTCGAGCTGGACGCCCGGCTCGGCCAGCGAATACCGCCGCGGCGCGACGTGCTCACGCTGCCGGAGGGCAACGAGATCACCGTCCGCCGCGCCGACACCGGCGATCTGGCCGCCGCCCGGGCCATGCACGAGCGCTGCTCGACGGGCACGCTGGCGCAGCGCTACCACGGCCCGGTCGGGGACGCCGACCGCTATCTCGGACATCTGCTGAGCCCGCGGTTCGGCCGCACGCTGGCCGTGGAGACCGCCTCCGGGCGGCTGGTGGCCCTCGGCCACCTGCTGTGGGACGGCGACGAGACCGAGGTGGCACTGCTGGTCGAGGACGCCTGGCAGCAGCGCGGCATCGGCGCGGAGCTGCTGCGGCGGCTGGTCGCGATGGCCGCCGAGACCGGCTGCGAGAGCATCTACGCCATCACCAAAGCGTCCAACACCGGGATGGTGGCGGCGATGCGCGGTCTGGGACTCCCGCTGGACTACCAGATCGAGGAGGGCACGCTGGTGATCACCGCGCGCCCCGGCGGCCTCCCCGCCCGTCGTGCGGACGATCCGCAGCTGCGCCTTCGGGACGGCTCCCGGCGCGGCTGA
- a CDS encoding alkaline phosphatase, with translation MVRSSGGEFGRRSLLQGAAAGSAALALPAVAGAAPAVAAPALVRGGRPRASWGVQAGDVTASSGLVWVRSDRPARMVVQTAATESFRNARTWQGPLLGPGTDFTGVTALHGLPAGEQIHYRVLLADPDHPEHTGEPAAGTFRTAPERRNASGASRWGSPRTESGGESGRGGGGRRESVRFLWSGDLAGQGWGINPQRGGYRVYEDMQRRDPDFFLCSGDNIYADNPITERVTLPDGRIWRNVTTEEKSKVAETLAEFRGAFRYNLLDENLRRFNAQVPTIIQWDDHEVHNNWYPGQLLDDDRYRVKDVDVLSARALRAFGEYFPVRTLRPDGGGTARPGDAGSGGGRVYRVLRHGPLLDVFVLDMRRYRNANSPDRQTADPQGILGAEQLRWLKRELSRSRAVWKVIAADMPLGLVVTDGPADFEAVAQGDPGAPLGRELQIAELLRHIKHRRITGTLWLTADVHYTSAQHYAPERAAFKDFEPFWEFVSGPLSAGGFPAVKLDGTFGPAQPFIKAPDRANVSPAESPQYFGEVDIDGGSGELTVRLRQEGGEVLFTKTLQPGRVGQ, from the coding sequence ATGGTGCGGAGTTCCGGCGGCGAATTCGGGCGGCGGTCGCTCCTTCAGGGCGCGGCGGCGGGGTCCGCGGCGCTGGCGCTGCCCGCGGTGGCCGGGGCCGCGCCGGCGGTGGCCGCGCCGGCACTGGTGCGCGGCGGACGGCCCCGCGCCTCCTGGGGAGTGCAGGCCGGAGACGTGACCGCGTCGTCCGGCCTGGTGTGGGTGCGGTCCGACCGGCCGGCCCGGATGGTGGTGCAGACCGCGGCCACCGAGTCGTTCCGCAACGCCCGTACGTGGCAGGGGCCGTTGCTGGGGCCCGGCACGGACTTCACCGGCGTGACCGCGCTGCACGGACTGCCGGCCGGGGAGCAGATCCACTACCGGGTGCTGCTGGCCGACCCCGACCACCCGGAGCACACGGGCGAGCCGGCGGCCGGCACGTTCCGCACCGCGCCCGAGCGGCGCAATGCATCAGGGGCCTCGCGATGGGGGTCCCCCCGGACGGAGTCTGGGGGAGAGTCCGGCCGGGGCGGTGGCGGGCGCCGGGAGAGCGTGAGATTCCTGTGGTCGGGGGACCTGGCCGGGCAGGGCTGGGGCATCAACCCCCAACGAGGCGGCTACCGCGTCTACGAGGACATGCAGCGCCGGGACCCGGACTTCTTCCTGTGCAGCGGCGACAACATCTACGCCGACAACCCGATCACGGAGCGGGTGACGCTGCCCGACGGCCGGATCTGGCGGAACGTGACGACGGAGGAGAAGTCCAAGGTCGCCGAGACGCTGGCGGAGTTCCGGGGTGCGTTCCGCTACAACCTGCTGGACGAGAACCTGCGCCGGTTCAACGCCCAGGTGCCGACGATCATCCAGTGGGACGACCACGAGGTGCACAACAACTGGTACCCGGGCCAGCTGTTGGACGACGACCGGTACCGCGTCAAGGACGTCGACGTGCTCTCGGCGCGGGCGCTGCGCGCGTTCGGGGAGTACTTCCCGGTCCGGACGCTCCGGCCGGACGGTGGGGGAACCGCCCGCCCGGGGGACGCCGGCAGCGGGGGCGGACGGGTGTACCGCGTGCTGCGGCACGGGCCGCTGCTGGACGTCTTCGTGCTAGACATGCGCCGTTACCGCAACGCCAACTCCCCCGACCGGCAGACCGCGGACCCGCAGGGCATCCTGGGCGCCGAGCAGCTGCGCTGGCTCAAGCGGGAGCTGTCGCGGTCGCGGGCGGTGTGGAAGGTGATCGCCGCGGACATGCCGCTGGGGCTGGTCGTCACGGACGGCCCGGCGGACTTCGAGGCGGTGGCGCAGGGCGACCCGGGCGCGCCGCTGGGGCGGGAGCTGCAGATCGCCGAGCTGCTGCGGCACATCAAGCACCGGCGGATCACCGGCACCCTGTGGCTGACGGCGGACGTGCACTACACCTCGGCGCAGCACTACGCGCCCGAGCGGGCGGCGTTCAAGGACTTCGAGCCGTTCTGGGAGTTCGTGTCCGGGCCGCTGTCCGCGGGCGGGTTCCCGGCCGTGAAGCTCGATGGAACATTCGGGCCGGCTCAGCCGTTCATCAAGGCACCGGACCGTGCGAACGTCTCCCCGGCGGAGAGTCCGCAGTATTTCGGCGAGGTCGATATCGACGGGGGAAGCGGGGAGTTGACGGTGCGACTGCGTCAGGAGGGAGGCGAGGTGTTGTTCACCAAAACGCTGCAACCGGGACGGGTAGGACAGTAG
- a CDS encoding ScbR family autoregulator-binding transcription factor: MARQARAIQTRRQILEAAGLVFDQLGYESATITEILARAGVTKGALYFHFDSKEELARGVLAEAVTTEGVIPQDSKLQECVDLGLVLAHRVPREPMLSAAIRLSADQKARTMFGTSWTAWATLMAEYLAQAKAQGELLPHVVPEQTAMIIVASWTGVEIVTSDLDDGESLEERISRLYDHLLPSIAVPGVLARLDTSPDRGARIWQAHQELGMETGGSADARVCV; encoded by the coding sequence ATGGCAAGGCAGGCACGGGCGATACAGACGCGCCGGCAGATCCTGGAAGCGGCGGGCCTGGTCTTCGACCAGCTCGGATACGAATCCGCGACCATCACCGAGATCCTCGCGCGGGCGGGCGTGACCAAGGGCGCCCTGTACTTCCACTTCGACTCCAAGGAAGAGCTGGCCCGAGGCGTGCTCGCCGAGGCCGTCACCACCGAGGGCGTCATCCCGCAGGACTCCAAACTTCAGGAGTGCGTGGACCTGGGGCTGGTGCTCGCGCACCGGGTGCCGCGAGAACCCATGCTGAGTGCCGCCATCCGCCTGTCGGCCGACCAGAAGGCCCGCACCATGTTCGGCACCTCCTGGACGGCCTGGGCGACCCTCATGGCGGAGTACCTGGCCCAGGCCAAGGCGCAGGGCGAACTTTTACCGCACGTCGTTCCCGAGCAGACCGCGATGATCATCGTCGCGTCATGGACCGGCGTGGAGATCGTGACCTCCGATCTCGACGACGGGGAGTCCCTCGAAGAACGCATCTCCAGGCTCTACGATCACCTGCTGCCCAGCATCGCCGTGCCGGGTGTGCTGGCCAGGCTGGACACCTCGCCGGACCGCGGCGCCCGGATCTGGCAGGCGCACCAGGAGCTCGGTATGGAAACGGGCGGAAGCGCCGATGCGCGGGTGTGTGTCTGA
- a CDS encoding Lrp/AsnC family transcriptional regulator gives MTGYSPDDADRRILDVLQHDGRMGRAELARAVNMSPSAVSARVRRLEESGVISGYAAVIDPERVGLPVLAFVRLRHSGGDGRPFRDLAADTPEILEAHHVTGENCLFIKVAARSMKHLEEVSGRIGALGEVSTSVVYSSPVPRRPVRT, from the coding sequence ATGACCGGATACTCCCCTGATGACGCCGACCGGCGCATCCTCGACGTCCTGCAGCACGACGGGCGGATGGGCCGCGCCGAGCTGGCGCGGGCGGTGAACATGTCGCCGAGCGCGGTGTCCGCGCGGGTGCGGCGCCTGGAGGAGTCCGGCGTGATCTCCGGCTACGCGGCGGTGATCGACCCGGAGCGGGTCGGGCTGCCGGTCCTGGCGTTCGTCCGGCTGCGGCACTCCGGCGGGGACGGCCGGCCCTTCCGGGACCTGGCGGCGGACACCCCGGAGATCCTGGAGGCACACCACGTCACGGGCGAGAACTGCCTGTTCATCAAGGTCGCGGCGCGGTCGATGAAGCACTTGGAGGAGGTGTCCGGCCGGATCGGCGCGCTCGGCGAGGTGTCCACCAGCGTCGTGTACTCCTCACCGGTCCCCCGGCGCCCGGTCCGCACCTGA
- a CDS encoding ScbA/BarX family gamma-butyrolactone biosynthesis protein, with protein sequence MSKPLLRLDHEESSIAPHGDLPLPAPQSAEQSARVLNSFVHLRHDNSVLVTDWQRSGDMNYRVTAQWPAPGNGEPGHGFRSESMQAGQMVRQAGLLLAHAEFGAPLAHAILLRTFDFSFDMDFLRAKNKPASLIVQVLCEPTKSRGRSINGLHMTMTIHCEGQQIGTAATGFEWIPPAVYRRLRGDHAEAVSDQPPLSAPVAPAQVDCTADVEVVLAPTEHADRWLLRNDFRNTALYDHPVDHVPGLVLIEAAQQAARLVTSPGNFRASAVETVFDRYVEFDSPCWIEAHPVAAEAEGSTAVRVTGHHNGETAFTAVLTSSGN encoded by the coding sequence ATGTCCAAGCCATTGCTCAGGCTCGACCACGAGGAAAGTTCTATCGCACCGCACGGGGACTTGCCGCTCCCCGCTCCGCAGAGCGCGGAACAAAGCGCACGTGTGCTCAACAGTTTCGTCCATCTCCGGCACGACAATTCCGTATTGGTCACCGACTGGCAGCGCTCCGGCGACATGAACTACCGGGTGACGGCCCAATGGCCGGCACCGGGCAACGGGGAGCCGGGACACGGGTTCCGGAGCGAGTCCATGCAGGCGGGCCAGATGGTGCGGCAGGCCGGACTGCTGCTCGCACACGCGGAGTTCGGGGCTCCACTGGCGCACGCGATCCTGCTGCGCACCTTCGACTTCTCCTTCGACATGGATTTCTTGCGCGCCAAAAACAAACCGGCCAGCCTGATTGTTCAAGTTCTCTGCGAGCCGACCAAGTCGCGCGGCCGCTCCATCAACGGTCTGCACATGACCATGACCATCCACTGCGAAGGACAGCAAATCGGCACGGCGGCCACCGGCTTCGAATGGATCCCGCCGGCGGTCTACCGCCGGCTCCGGGGCGACCACGCCGAGGCGGTGAGTGACCAGCCGCCGCTGTCCGCTCCCGTCGCGCCGGCTCAGGTGGACTGCACCGCCGACGTCGAGGTGGTGCTCGCCCCCACGGAGCACGCCGACCGGTGGCTGCTGCGCAACGACTTCCGCAACACGGCGCTGTACGACCACCCCGTCGACCACGTTCCCGGCCTCGTCCTGATCGAGGCCGCCCAGCAGGCCGCCCGTTTGGTGACTTCACCAGGGAACTTCCGGGCATCGGCCGTCGAGACCGTCTTCGACCGCTACGTCGAGTTCGACAGCCCATGCTGGATCGAGGCGCACCCGGTCGCCGCCGAGGCCGAGGGCTCAACCGCGGTGCGCGTGACCGGACATCACAACGGCGAGACGGCATTCACCGCCGTTCTCACCAGCTCCGGCAACTGA
- a CDS encoding DUF885 domain-containing protein encodes MSNTTTPAGGPLPRQVADAYVDALVELDPITGTFLGVPESSGRLPDFSPEGQEAVAQLARTTLDRLTEAEARPGADSPAEQVCARLLRERLTAELAVHDAGEGLRTVSNLSSPLHHVREALILTPADTEEDWAAIARRLRAVPAALAGYRAALQAGLEQGLPGGPLQVATVIGQLGEWIGTDRGWFAEFAAAGPASLRAELDAAAEAANGALVELRDWFRDVYAPAIEGAPDVVGRERYARLARYYNGADIDPEEAYAYGWSEFHRLLGEMQAEAEKVLPGARTPWEALAWCDEHGEAVEGVEETRQWLQSLMDEAIDTLDGTHFDLAERVRRVESRIAPPGSAAAPYYTQPSLDFSRPGRTWLPTMGQTRFPAYDLVSTWYHEGVPGHHLQLAQWAHVADRLSRYQTSVGMVSANVEGWALYAERLMDELGFLTTPERRLGYLDAQMMRAVRVVIDIGMHLELEIPADSPFHPGERWTPQLAHAFMAAHSSRPADFVESEIIRYQGMAGQAIGYKLGERVWLQGREAARARHGADFDLKAWHMAALSQGSLGLDDLLTELSAL; translated from the coding sequence ATGTCCAACACCACTACTCCCGCGGGCGGTCCGCTGCCCCGCCAGGTCGCCGACGCCTATGTCGACGCCCTCGTCGAACTGGACCCGATCACCGGCACGTTCCTCGGCGTCCCCGAGAGCTCCGGCAGGCTCCCCGACTTCTCGCCCGAGGGCCAGGAAGCGGTGGCGCAGCTCGCCCGTACGACCCTGGACAGGCTCACCGAGGCCGAGGCCCGGCCGGGCGCGGACAGCCCCGCCGAGCAGGTCTGCGCGCGGCTGCTGCGCGAACGGCTCACCGCCGAACTCGCCGTCCACGACGCCGGCGAGGGGCTGCGCACCGTCAGCAACCTCAGCTCTCCGCTGCACCACGTACGCGAGGCGCTCATCCTCACCCCCGCCGACACCGAGGAGGACTGGGCGGCGATCGCCCGGCGGCTGCGCGCCGTGCCGGCCGCGCTGGCCGGCTATCGCGCCGCCCTCCAGGCCGGTCTGGAGCAGGGCCTTCCCGGCGGGCCGCTCCAGGTGGCCACCGTCATCGGCCAGTTGGGCGAGTGGATCGGCACCGACCGCGGCTGGTTCGCCGAGTTCGCCGCTGCCGGCCCGGCGTCGCTGCGCGCCGAGCTGGACGCGGCCGCCGAGGCCGCCAACGGCGCCCTGGTGGAGCTGCGCGACTGGTTCCGCGACGTCTACGCCCCGGCGATCGAGGGCGCGCCGGACGTGGTCGGCCGCGAGCGGTACGCCCGGCTCGCCCGCTACTACAACGGCGCCGACATCGACCCGGAGGAGGCGTACGCCTACGGCTGGTCGGAGTTCCACCGGCTGCTGGGCGAGATGCAGGCCGAGGCCGAGAAGGTGCTGCCCGGCGCCCGGACCCCGTGGGAGGCGCTGGCCTGGTGCGACGAGCACGGCGAGGCGGTCGAGGGCGTCGAGGAGACCCGGCAGTGGCTCCAGTCGCTGATGGACGAGGCCATCGACACGCTGGACGGCACCCACTTCGACCTCGCCGAGCGGGTCCGCCGGGTGGAGTCCAGGATCGCCCCGCCCGGAAGCGCCGCCGCCCCGTACTACACCCAGCCCTCGCTGGACTTCTCCCGCCCCGGGCGCACCTGGCTGCCGACCATGGGCCAGACCCGCTTCCCGGCCTACGACCTGGTCTCCACCTGGTACCACGAGGGGGTGCCCGGCCATCACCTCCAGCTCGCGCAGTGGGCGCACGTCGCCGACCGGCTGTCGCGCTACCAGACCTCGGTCGGCATGGTCAGCGCCAACGTGGAGGGCTGGGCGCTGTACGCCGAGCGCCTCATGGACGAGCTGGGCTTCCTGACCACGCCGGAGCGGCGGCTGGGCTATCTGGACGCCCAGATGATGCGGGCGGTCCGGGTCGTCATCGACATCGGCATGCACCTGGAGCTGGAGATCCCGGCCGACTCCCCGTTCCACCCGGGCGAGCGCTGGACGCCGCAGCTGGCGCACGCGTTCATGGCCGCGCACAGCAGCCGCCCGGCCGACTTCGTCGAGAGCGAGATCATCCGCTACCAGGGCATGGCCGGCCAGGCGATCGGCTACAAGCTCGGCGAGCGCGTCTGGCTCCAGGGCCGGGAGGCCGCCCGCGCCCGGCACGGCGCGGACTTCGACCTGAAGGCATGGCACATGGCGGCCCTGTCCCAGGGCTCGCTCGGCCTGGACGACCTGCTAACCGAACTCTCGGCGCTCTGA
- a CDS encoding AAA family ATPase, producing the protein MRLHRLTLTAFGPFAGSHTVDFDRLARDGLFLLHGPTGAGKTSVLDAVCFALYGSVPGARQGGQALRSDLADPTTPTEVVLELTVAGRRLEITRLPEQPRPKKRGTGTTKEKALSRLREFAPAADGRPDAGKWRALSRSHQEIGEEIGQLLGMSKEQFCQVVLLPQGDFARFLRADAEARARLLGRLFDTRRFAALEDQLTARRRAAADRVAAGDERLLALAHRIAQAAGDTPDLADPSVPALSARAAVPAQAGPAGRGARTPRGTAPTRPADPDGAAPGPGEPGFADAVLARAAVARTGARERLDLARAAVTAAETAERAAAGRLEETRERDRLQRRHADARQRADRLAARADERDRLRTRLERARAAAEVAPVLDLRDAAWREQTAAQDAERRHRAPLPAALADAEGAELAAQERELRSLLGSLGAARRAERRAADLDRERADLDREARADEQTLLDTAEWLAGWDAARETLRRRIDDAQEAVRRAEQLAAQLAPAAERLAAARRRDRLAAELAEAEGRLLAARERAAAAHEHWLDLRDQRLRGIAAELAADLTDGRPCAVCGSTAHPDPARAGAGHVDRAAEEAAQAAHRRAEDVRQQAEDRRQSLKESLAAATAAAGATPATELADQVGQLTKEAEGAHTAGARLHAVREELARAEREYERRRDDRQRAERRAAARTSHREALDRERAALEAELAEARGDCASVADRAARLEAQAAGLAAAAEASRTAAACAERLKEADARLSDASYRAGFATPQDAADAVLPDAERRTLQQRHDDWQAEAAALAAELDRPELRAAAALPAADPDAARTAHQAAAARLRTATTALATARERCAALDRLSADAAADARELAPLRAAYDRIARLATLAAGTSAENERRMRLESYVLAARLEQVAAAATARLHRMSAGRYTLVHSDERAGGARRSGLGLHVVDAWTGRERDTASLSGGETFFASLALALGLADVVTDEAGGTRLDTLFIDEGFGSLDEQTLDEVLDVLDGLRERDRSVGLVSHVADLRTRIPAQLEVVKDRTGSSVRHRLPAGA; encoded by the coding sequence ATGAGGCTGCACCGGCTGACCCTCACCGCCTTCGGCCCGTTCGCCGGCAGCCACACCGTCGACTTCGACCGGCTCGCCCGCGACGGCCTGTTCCTGCTGCACGGCCCGACCGGCGCGGGCAAGACCTCCGTCCTGGACGCGGTCTGCTTCGCGCTCTACGGCTCGGTGCCCGGCGCCCGGCAGGGCGGCCAGGCCCTCCGCAGCGACCTGGCCGACCCCACCACCCCCACCGAGGTGGTCCTCGAACTGACCGTCGCCGGGCGCCGGTTGGAGATCACCCGGCTGCCCGAGCAGCCCCGCCCCAAGAAGCGCGGCACCGGCACGACGAAGGAGAAGGCGCTCAGCCGCCTGCGGGAGTTCGCGCCCGCCGCCGACGGCCGCCCGGACGCGGGGAAGTGGCGTGCGCTCAGCCGCTCCCACCAGGAGATCGGCGAGGAGATCGGGCAGCTGCTCGGCATGAGCAAGGAGCAGTTCTGCCAGGTGGTGTTGCTGCCCCAGGGCGACTTCGCGCGCTTTCTGCGGGCGGACGCGGAGGCCCGGGCCCGGCTGCTCGGCCGGCTCTTCGACACCCGGCGGTTCGCCGCGCTGGAGGACCAGCTCACCGCCCGCCGCAGGGCCGCCGCCGACCGGGTCGCGGCCGGCGACGAACGGCTGCTCGCACTGGCCCACCGGATCGCCCAGGCCGCCGGCGACACCCCGGACCTGGCCGACCCGTCCGTCCCGGCGCTGTCCGCCCGGGCCGCCGTGCCCGCCCAGGCCGGGCCGGCCGGCCGCGGCGCCCGTACGCCCCGCGGCACCGCACCGACCCGTCCGGCGGACCCGGACGGCGCCGCACCCGGCCCCGGCGAGCCCGGCTTCGCCGACGCGGTCCTCGCCCGGGCCGCCGTCGCCCGCACCGGCGCCCGCGAGCGCCTGGACCTCGCCCGGGCAGCGGTCACCGCCGCCGAGACCGCCGAACGGGCCGCGGCCGGGCGGCTGGAGGAGACCCGCGAACGCGACCGGCTGCAGCGACGCCACGCCGACGCCCGGCAGCGCGCCGACCGGCTCGCCGCCCGCGCCGACGAACGCGACCGGCTGCGCACCCGGCTGGAGCGGGCCCGGGCCGCCGCCGAGGTGGCCCCCGTCCTCGACCTCCGGGACGCCGCCTGGCGCGAGCAGACCGCCGCCCAGGACGCCGAACGCCGCCACCGCGCGCCGCTGCCAGCCGCCCTCGCCGACGCCGAGGGTGCCGAACTCGCCGCGCAGGAGCGGGAGTTGCGTTCCCTCCTCGGTTCCCTCGGGGCCGCCCGCAGGGCCGAACGGCGCGCCGCCGACCTCGACCGGGAGCGCGCCGACCTCGACCGCGAGGCCCGCGCGGACGAACAGACCCTGCTGGACACCGCCGAGTGGCTGGCCGGCTGGGACGCCGCCCGCGAGACCCTCCGGCGCCGCATCGACGACGCCCAGGAAGCCGTCCGGCGCGCCGAACAACTCGCCGCGCAGCTCGCCCCGGCTGCCGAACGGCTCGCCGCCGCCCGCCGCCGCGACCGCCTCGCCGCCGAACTCGCCGAGGCCGAAGGGCGGTTGCTGGCCGCCCGGGAGCGCGCGGCGGCCGCCCACGAGCACTGGCTGGACCTCCGGGACCAGCGGCTGCGCGGCATCGCCGCGGAACTCGCCGCCGACCTGACCGACGGTCGGCCCTGCGCGGTGTGCGGGTCCACCGCCCACCCGGACCCGGCGCGGGCCGGCGCCGGCCACGTCGACCGGGCGGCCGAGGAGGCGGCCCAGGCCGCCCACCGCCGCGCCGAGGACGTCCGGCAGCAGGCGGAGGACCGCCGCCAGTCCCTCAAGGAGTCCCTGGCCGCCGCCACCGCCGCGGCCGGCGCCACCCCCGCCACTGAACTCGCCGACCAGGTCGGGCAGTTGACGAAGGAGGCGGAGGGCGCCCACACCGCCGGCGCCCGGCTGCACGCCGTACGCGAGGAACTGGCCCGTGCCGAGCGCGAGTACGAGCGCCGCCGCGACGACCGCCAGCGGGCCGAACGCCGGGCCGCCGCCCGCACCTCCCATCGCGAGGCCCTGGACCGCGAACGGGCCGCCCTGGAGGCCGAGTTGGCCGAGGCCCGCGGCGACTGCGCGAGCGTCGCCGACCGGGCGGCCCGGCTGGAGGCACAGGCCGCCGGGCTCGCCGCCGCGGCCGAGGCGTCCCGCACCGCCGCCGCCTGCGCCGAGCGCCTGAAGGAGGCCGACGCCCGGCTCTCCGACGCCTCCTACCGCGCCGGCTTCGCCACCCCGCAGGACGCCGCCGACGCCGTCCTCCCGGACGCCGAACGCCGAACGCTCCAGCAGCGCCACGACGACTGGCAGGCCGAGGCCGCCGCCCTCGCCGCCGAACTGGACCGCCCCGAACTCCGCGCCGCCGCGGCGCTGCCCGCCGCCGACCCGGACGCCGCCCGCACCGCCCACCAGGCCGCCGCGGCCCGGCTGCGCACCGCCACCACGGCCCTCGCCACCGCGCGGGAACGCTGCGCCGCCCTCGACCGGCTCTCCGCCGACGCCGCCGCCGACGCCCGCGAACTGGCCCCGCTGCGCGCCGCCTACGACCGCATCGCCCGCCTTGCCACGCTCGCCGCCGGCACCTCCGCCGAGAACGAGCGCCGGATGCGGCTGGAGTCCTACGTCCTGGCCGCCCGCCTCGAACAGGTCGCGGCCGCCGCCACCGCCCGGCTGCACCGGATGTCCGCCGGCCGCTACACCCTCGTCCACTCCGACGAACGGGCCGGCGGCGCCCGCCGCTCCGGCCTCGGCCTGCACGTCGTCGACGCCTGGACCGGCCGGGAGCGGGACACCGCGAGCCTCTCCGGCGGCGAGACCTTCTTCGCCTCGCTCGCCCTGGCCCTCGGCCTCGCCGACGTCGTCACCGACGAGGCGGGCGGCACCCGGCTGGACACCCTGTTCATCGACGAGGGCTTCGGCAGCCTCGACGAGCAGACCCTCGACGAGGTCCTCGACGTCCTCGACGGCCTGCGCGAACGCGACCGCAGCGTCGGCCTGGTCAGCCATGTCGCCGACCTCAGGACCCGCATTCCCGCCCAACTGGAGGTCGTCAAGGACCGCACGGGCTCCAGCGTCCGCCACCGGCTGCCGGCCGGCGCCTGA